The Megasphaera stantonii genome includes a window with the following:
- a CDS encoding glycosyltransferase family 2 protein yields the protein MSSLAILILTKNEEDNIVDVVRNAKTCTDEVVIIDSGSTDRTVELAEQEGAKVAFRAWDGDFSAQRNFALSQTEADWVLYLDADERMDDAMCQHVKQIAAQNEAGQYGMIRHMVFNGYRFHHGIFAPDTVYRMFLRKDVIWVGKVHEHAECRSPRKMLTGRVDHYTYESWHQWLEKADHYTTIWAKERYESGKRTSLSSAFLHSFFGGLRALLIKKAFLDGWMGILSCGQHAFYTMLKYVKLYEMQINHKEG from the coding sequence ATGAGTTCATTAGCTATTTTGATTTTGACGAAAAATGAAGAGGATAATATCGTAGACGTCGTTCGTAACGCCAAGACGTGTACGGACGAAGTCGTCATCATAGATTCGGGCAGTACGGATCGGACGGTAGAATTAGCGGAGCAAGAAGGGGCCAAAGTAGCTTTTCGGGCCTGGGATGGAGACTTTTCTGCCCAGCGGAATTTTGCTTTGTCGCAGACGGAGGCTGACTGGGTGTTGTATTTGGATGCTGACGAACGTATGGATGATGCTATGTGCCAGCATGTTAAACAGATTGCGGCGCAGAATGAGGCAGGGCAGTACGGCATGATACGTCATATGGTATTCAATGGATATCGGTTTCATCATGGCATTTTTGCACCCGATACGGTATATCGCATGTTTCTAAGAAAAGATGTAATTTGGGTTGGAAAAGTTCATGAACATGCAGAATGCCGTTCCCCAAGGAAAATGCTGACAGGGAGAGTAGACCATTATACGTATGAAAGTTGGCATCAGTGGTTGGAAAAGGCTGATCACTATACGACGATTTGGGCAAAAGAACGTTATGAGTCTGGGAAGCGGACTTCATTGAGCAGCGCTTTTCTGCATTCCTTTTTTGGCGGATTGCGGGCTTTGTTGATAAAAAAGGCCTTTTTAGATGGATGGATGGGAATCCTTTCTTGTGGTCAGCACG